One Lacticaseibacillus rhamnosus genomic window carries:
- a CDS encoding phosphatase PAP2 family protein: protein MDQTQKLNAPIRKHIFLIVAGILLLLLAAAAGFDWQISQTIGNMNDPFATLFQDVGLWTAPLIIMLSCNVVCHYALRSSQLAWYIRGLMVIGSVIYAGWELWAGYLKYAMTMVITSINDINAGKPMGMANSDGSKLALPGGLSVILFLVLYVAVFAGSQYWLSRKSDEQLHYLLKVAVVATLVCIMSDQIVNAMKTFWGRFRPYELNGNPAHFTSWFQPNGANGHMSFPSGHTQTAATILTLTWFVDRDQPKRQRLVFWLTFAYGALMAYTRVRILAHFTGDVTMSLILTWSMILILGAVAQLPLVDWEALTMRSKSKKLDTEPAA from the coding sequence ATGGACCAAACGCAAAAATTAAACGCTCCGATCCGCAAACATATTTTTCTGATTGTTGCTGGTATCTTACTTTTATTGTTGGCTGCAGCTGCTGGCTTTGATTGGCAGATTTCTCAAACGATCGGTAACATGAACGATCCGTTTGCCACCCTTTTTCAAGACGTTGGCCTCTGGACTGCGCCACTGATTATTATGTTGAGTTGTAATGTTGTTTGTCACTATGCGCTGCGATCATCGCAACTCGCATGGTACATTCGCGGCTTGATGGTGATCGGTAGTGTCATCTATGCCGGCTGGGAACTGTGGGCTGGTTATCTGAAATACGCGATGACGATGGTGATCACTTCAATCAACGACATCAACGCCGGCAAGCCAATGGGAATGGCCAATTCTGATGGCAGCAAGCTGGCTCTTCCGGGTGGGCTAAGCGTCATCTTGTTCCTAGTGCTCTACGTTGCTGTGTTTGCTGGCAGTCAATACTGGCTTTCACGTAAAAGCGACGAACAGCTTCATTACTTATTAAAAGTGGCGGTAGTTGCCACTTTGGTTTGCATCATGTCCGACCAAATTGTGAACGCCATGAAAACCTTCTGGGGTCGTTTCCGCCCTTACGAATTAAATGGTAACCCGGCTCACTTCACCAGCTGGTTCCAGCCAAATGGTGCTAACGGTCACATGAGTTTTCCGTCCGGCCATACCCAAACCGCGGCGACCATCCTCACGTTGACTTGGTTCGTTGATCGTGACCAGCCGAAGCGTCAACGGTTAGTCTTCTGGCTCACTTTCGCTTACGGTGCTTTGATGGCTTATACGCGGGTCCGGATTCTCGCGCATTTCACCGGTGATGTGACCATGAGTCTGATTCTCACCTGGTCAATGATCTTGATTCTGGGTGCGGTGGCGCAATTGCCATTGGTTGACTGGGAAGCGTTGACAATGCGTTCAAAATCAAAGAAGCTTGATACAGAGCCGGCCGCTTGA
- a CDS encoding S66 family peptidase gives MKKPQTLKPHDQVAIVSLSAGTLGEAFAAHQRKLGIKRLEDMGLTPRFMPNALRGRDYLNAHPEARAADLKTAMTDPDIKGIICAIGGDDTYRIVPYLLDDPTFIKSVQTQPKIFTGFSDTTIDHLMFYQLGMTTFYGPNFLNDLAELDTHLLPYTAASFRHYFENPATTAITSSPTWYEERIDFSADQLGVPRKAHPEQHGYLALRGHGQVTGTLLGGCLDSLHDLLYPVRYDDEPQVAKKYHLFPQDWTDKILFIETSEDKISPATYREYLGHLADHGVLQQVKAILVGKPQNETYFADYQQVLLDVTQPYQTPILYNLNFGHAYPRTLLPYGLQATIDFDHRQLTVDEPYFSNPL, from the coding sequence TTGAAAAAACCACAGACTTTAAAACCGCATGATCAAGTCGCTATTGTCAGTCTCAGTGCCGGCACACTTGGCGAGGCGTTTGCTGCCCATCAACGAAAACTTGGCATTAAGCGTTTGGAGGATATGGGGCTGACACCTCGGTTTATGCCAAATGCTTTACGCGGACGCGATTATTTAAACGCACACCCGGAAGCCAGAGCCGCAGATTTAAAAACAGCGATGACCGATCCCGACATTAAGGGCATCATTTGTGCCATCGGTGGCGATGATACTTACCGCATTGTTCCTTACCTACTTGACGATCCGACATTTATCAAGTCTGTTCAAACCCAGCCTAAAATTTTTACCGGCTTTTCCGACACCACCATTGACCATCTCATGTTTTATCAGCTAGGCATGACCACTTTTTACGGACCGAACTTCTTGAACGACTTGGCTGAGCTGGATACGCACTTATTGCCATATACTGCTGCCAGCTTCCGGCACTATTTCGAGAATCCGGCAACGACTGCCATCACTTCCAGTCCAACTTGGTACGAAGAGCGGATCGACTTTTCCGCGGATCAATTAGGGGTGCCGCGGAAAGCGCATCCGGAGCAGCATGGCTATTTAGCGCTGCGTGGGCATGGTCAGGTTACCGGAACATTGCTAGGCGGCTGTTTGGATAGCCTTCACGACTTGCTCTACCCGGTGCGTTACGACGATGAGCCGCAAGTTGCCAAAAAGTATCACCTCTTCCCGCAAGATTGGACTGACAAGATTCTCTTCATCGAGACTTCAGAAGATAAAATTTCACCTGCCACCTATCGTGAGTACCTAGGGCATCTGGCTGATCACGGTGTCTTGCAACAAGTGAAGGCCATCTTAGTGGGTAAGCCTCAAAACGAAACCTATTTTGCGGATTATCAGCAGGTGCTCTTGGATGTCACGCAACCTTATCAAACGCCCATTCTCTACAACTTAAACTTCGGCCACGCTTATCCCCGCACCCTTTTGCCATATGGTTTGCAGGCAACCATCGACTTTGATCACCGCCAGCTAACCGTTGACGAGCCTTACTTTAGCAACCCTCTGTAA